The following coding sequences lie in one Sorghum bicolor cultivar BTx623 chromosome 6, Sorghum_bicolor_NCBIv3, whole genome shotgun sequence genomic window:
- the LOC8056033 gene encoding UPF0426 protein At1g28150, chloroplastic has product MAERWCGGVCSLSMATSTGTATALLRPSRPAVPAKRRCLHGVDGRTTTSRRRGAAVVMRACFNPLGDERILREAIKEPVAFLGGVFAGLLRLDLNEDPLKEWISRTVEASGIAEENSSEESSEADQNDAPQQIEIE; this is encoded by the exons ATGGCCGAACGCTGGTGTGGAGGCGTTTGCTCGCTATCCATGGCGACTTCTACGGGTACTGCCACTGCTCTGCTCCGCCCCAGCAGGCCGGCAGTTCCAGCCAAG AGGAGGTGTCTCCATGGGGTTGATGGGCGGACGACGACGAGTAGGAGGAGGGGAGCTGCAGTGGTCATGCGAGCTTGCTTCAACCCTCTCGGCGACGAGCGCATCCTCCGAGAAGCCATCAAG GAGCCAGTAGCATTCTTGGGTGGCGTGTTTGCTGGTCTGTTGAGGCTTGACCTGAATGAGGATCCTCTCAAGGAATGGATAAGTCGGACAGTGGAGGCTTCTGGAATAGCTGAGGAAAACAGCTCTGAAGAATCAAGTGAGGCAGATCAAAATGATGCACCTCAGCAAATTGAGATTGAATGA